The genomic interval CTTTGGCTATATGCGAAGCCTTAGTGGAGATTTTTACGTATAGGTGAAGGCTAAAAAATTCTCTAAGCTTAACAGCTTGGGGAGTTTTTCATTATATTCGCATAATTGCTGCTAGGTACTAACCATTGGTTTGGTCACTAGAGGGCTGCCCTGGTTTCGAAGAACTCAAATTTATTTTAGATAATGATGGTTAGATGGTTTATCGTTCATTATGAACAGTTTACCTTTTGTTTATTTGATAAACATCCTCATATCAGATATAATATTGAGGATATAATAATGAATTTACAGGAGTTGATATATAATGTCAAAACCCGATCAATATAATACACAGATGTCATCAAAAGAAGGAAAGGATTCCAAACAGAAATTCTTCACAACTTATACTTACGGTTGTCAAATGAATCAGCATGATTCTGAACGGTTAGCTGGACAGCTTAAAAGCATTGGTTACGAATATACAGAGGAATTAACAGAAGCTAGTTTTATTTTAATTAATACTTGTTGTGTGCGTGAAAGTGCTGAAAAGAAAATCTATGGTAAGATTGGAGAATTGAAGAATCTAAAAATAAATAATCCAAGTTTAATTATTGCCATTGCTGGTTGCATGGCCCAAAAGGATAGAGAAAAGCTATTTAAAAAAGCGCCTCATATAGATATAATAATAGGCACACATAACGTGCACCAATTAGTGGATCTTGTAAAAGAAGTAGAAGATTCGAAAAAGCATGTATTAGCAGTCTGGGATCAGGCAGAACAATTAGCACCTGATGTTCCTACGATAAGAAGGGGAACAGTTTCTGCTTGGGTGCCTATTATGTATGGTTGCAATAACTTTTGTACTTATTGTATTGTCCCTTATGTGCGTGGGCGTGAGCGGAGCCGTCCTTTACAGGATATTGTACAAGAAATCCATCAATTGGGATTGGAAGGATTTAAAGAAATCACATTATTGGGACAAAATGTAAATTCCTATGGTAAAGATACAGAGGAATATGGAGATTTTGCTGATTTACTCCAAGCAGTAGACAAAGTGGAAACAATAGAACGTGTTAGGTATATGACCTCACATCCTCGTGATATAAATGACAAAGTAATAGAGACCATATTAAACAGCAAAAAAATATGTGATCATTTTCACTTGCCTGTTCAATCTGGTAGTGATACTATTTTAAAACTAATGAATAGGGGCTATACAACAGATTACTATCGTGAATTAGTAAAAAAAATACGTAAGGCTATTCCACATGCAAGCCTTACCACAGATATTATTGTTGGTTTCCCTGGTGAAACAGAGGAATTATTTAACGAGACCCTTGCCTTCATCAAAGAAATTGGCTTTGATGCTGCCTACACTTTTTTATATTCAAAACGTTCGGGAACACCTGCAGCTACAATGTCTGAACAGGTACCCTTGGCGACAAAAAAAGAAAGATTGCAAAAATTAATGGACGCGCAAAATGAGATTAGTTTAGCAATTCATCAACGTCTCGTAGGTCAAACACTAGCTGTTATTGTAGAAGGTGCTAGTCCGCGAGATGAAAATAGGCTTACAGGACGAACCACTACGAATAAAATAGTACTATGGGACAAGCAAGGCACTGAGAAGATTGGCCAGTTAGTGAATATAAAGATTAATACGGCACAAACTTGGATCTTAAAGGGACAACTTGTAGACTAATGAAAGTTTACTTTAGGAATATTGGACTTCTATTGAAGAATTATTCCTAAAATCCAGAAAGGAGATTCTATTTATGACAGTAAAGTATACTCCCATGATGGAGCAATATTTAGAGATTAAAAGCCGGCATCCGAATGAAATTTTATTTTTTCGTATGGGCGACTTCTATGAAATGTTCTTTACGGATGCAGAATTAGCATCCCGCGAGCTAGAAATTACACTTACAGCACGAGAT from Pelosinus sp. IPA-1 carries:
- the miaB gene encoding tRNA (N6-isopentenyl adenosine(37)-C2)-methylthiotransferase MiaB, translating into MSKPDQYNTQMSSKEGKDSKQKFFTTYTYGCQMNQHDSERLAGQLKSIGYEYTEELTEASFILINTCCVRESAEKKIYGKIGELKNLKINNPSLIIAIAGCMAQKDREKLFKKAPHIDIIIGTHNVHQLVDLVKEVEDSKKHVLAVWDQAEQLAPDVPTIRRGTVSAWVPIMYGCNNFCTYCIVPYVRGRERSRPLQDIVQEIHQLGLEGFKEITLLGQNVNSYGKDTEEYGDFADLLQAVDKVETIERVRYMTSHPRDINDKVIETILNSKKICDHFHLPVQSGSDTILKLMNRGYTTDYYRELVKKIRKAIPHASLTTDIIVGFPGETEELFNETLAFIKEIGFDAAYTFLYSKRSGTPAATMSEQVPLATKKERLQKLMDAQNEISLAIHQRLVGQTLAVIVEGASPRDENRLTGRTTTNKIVLWDKQGTEKIGQLVNIKINTAQTWILKGQLVD